In a single window of the Papaver somniferum cultivar HN1 chromosome 8, ASM357369v1, whole genome shotgun sequence genome:
- the LOC113301775 gene encoding D-xylose-proton symporter-like 2 yields the protein MATESSDPEQPRLSFFGKSDKSTDEIDNARETLLNGDHSLESYSVLSAIPPFFFPAIGGLLYGYDIGATSGATISLESATLSGTSWYNLSSVEIGLVVSGSLYGALIGSILAFTIADFLGRRRELITSSLLYLVGALVTAVAPNFAILVIGRVVYGMGIGLAMHAAPMYIAETAPSQIRGRLISLKELFIVLGMLLGYTVGSLEIDIVAGWRYMYATSIPVSLLMGIGMWWLPPSPRWLLLCAIQGKGNTEEARQTAICCLCRLRGETIGDSAPEQVDEMLNELSYVEGEKESSFRDIFEGKCLKALTIGAGLVLFQQITGQPSVLYYAATILKSAGFSAASDATRVSILLGLLKLIMTGVAVLVVDKLGRRPLLLGGVSGIAVSLFLLASYYTFLNNAPFIAVCALLLYVGCYQLSFGPIGWLMISEIFPLRLRGRGLSIAVLVNFASNALVTFAFSPVETLIGAGMLFVVFGVIALLALVFIYFIVPETKGLTLEEIEAKIL from the exons ATGGCTACTGAGTCCTCAGATCCTGAACAGCCCAGGCTATCATTTTTCGGAAAG TCAGATAAGTCCACAGATGAGATCGACAATGCAAGAGAAACACTTCTTAATGGGGATCATTCTTTGGAGAGTTACTCTGTTCTGTCAGCAATCCCACC GTTTTTCTTCCCAGCGATTGGGGGATTGTTGTATGGCTATGACATCGGTGCTACATCTGGAGCCACAATTTCTTTGGAG TCAGCTACACTGAGCGGGACCTCATGGTATAATTTGTCATCTGTGGAGATTGGGCTCGTT GTCAGCGGTTCATTGTATGGGGCCTTGATTGGTTCTATCTTGGCTTTTACCATCGCTGACTTCCTAG gaAGACGAAGGGAGTTGATTACGTCCTCTTTGCTTTATCTTGTTGGAGCTCTAGTAACAGCAGTTGCACCCAACTTTGCGATTTTGGTGATCGGACGCGTAGTATATGGTATGGGAATTGGACTG GCAATGCACGCTGCTCCAATGTACATTGCTGAGACTGCACCAAGTCAGATACGAGGACGACTGATTTCTCTTAAAGAGCTCTTTATAGTTCTAGGAATGCTT TTAGGTTATACAGTTGGCAGTCTGGAAATTGATATAGTTGCAGGATGGCGTTATATGTATGCTACTAGTATTCCTGTATCTTTGCTTATGGGAATTGGAATGTGGTGGTTGCCTCCATCACCACGATGGTTGTTATTATGCGCCATACAAGGGAAGGGAAATACAGAGGAGGCAAGACAAACTGCAATATGTTGTTTGTGCCGGCTGAGGGGTGAAACCATTGGTGATTCAGCTCCAGAACAAGTAGATGAAATGCTGAATGAGCTTTCTTATGTTGAAGGAGAAAAGGAGTCCTCATTCAGGGATATCTTTGAAGGAAAATGCTTGAAAGCACTTACTATTGGTGCTGGATTGGTTTTGTTCCAGCAG ATCACAGGGCAACCAAGTGTGTTATATTATGCTGCAACAATTCTCAAG AGTGCAGGGTTTTCTGCTGCATCTGATGCTACCCGGGTCTCAATTCTTCTAGGTTTACTGAAG tTGATAATGACTGGAGTAGCGGTCCTTGTGGTGGATAAACTTGGGCGAAGACCTTTACTTCTTGGCGGTGTCAGCGGCATT GCAGTTTCTTTGTTCTTACTTGCATCATATTACACTTTCTTGAATAATGCACCATTCATTGCTGTTTGTGCCCTATTGCTGTATGTTGGATGTTATCAG CTATCCTTTGGACCCATTGGCTGGTTAATGATTTCGGAGATTTTCCCATTGCGTCTTAGAGGACGTGGATTAAGTATCGCAGTTCTTGTGAACTTTGCTTCAAATGCACTAGTCACGTTCGCTTTCTCTCCAGTTGAG ACATTGATTGGGGCCGGAATGCTGTTTGTTGTATTTGGGGTGATAGCTCTACTGGCCCTCGTCTTCATATACTTCATTGTGCCAGAAACTAAGGGGCTGACACTTGAGGAAATAGAGGCCAAGATTCTGTAA